A section of the Oreochromis niloticus isolate F11D_XX linkage group LG9, O_niloticus_UMD_NMBU, whole genome shotgun sequence genome encodes:
- the nell3 gene encoding uncharacterized protein nell3, translating to MLLLTSLLLLQLSWVSLHNAAQAVAEICRGTHCYGGDTGDPRPCTGAHCPGSRSSRPPRQFNPSTQGKTAHVAASQHRVYPSSPRAASETFPGAQLLLRGRHSDGSTRRSAPEVLPAGCTDAECAVHVKQFQPSNDTRDCKGIECRLPLRIRPKARAVACVGEGCLAGSEESVPPVHLSDRASQFLGDFPEFEYPSSELGAAPLGVQLTCDIKPGENEVPSEDALILHLQLSKGQEKLVEALRAQQIIIRDLQQKLADQQEALLSQQREILQQQQRMYEQMDVVKAQYGLLSDTFKQVSFQGLKGELQSYFESQLAGLQSQARSHLQKSYAVHKVDINSKVMDVVGEAHFPQPLLGCPSPCGSEEYCDFQKDPPRCEKCTMCPPGFFLVSQCSPTADRMCQDRDECLELPNICGERVKCLNTPGGFRCLGISERDAIMGLCGHEYFYNQELQECQACSDCDGEPVTVPCTAVSDAICGQLSETRLSESWMANVAVPPARSSGTHIFPGLQLNIRSKEKSDLLSNQLGQLTFQQHGLVWLDHNFAIKHSCRNFLQLGMRLNGSQEEEGKDLSGVRIEQPDGKYFQGVSVSTGVEVEPNHTFTLLLRSPNQHCNQSKDLHVYDAAGPSLSLLWLSHDTGAVAMTAQMSLLMHYQTSYRPTFRITSVSDPYMISLTHDNRGVRFTERGVVKFVLQQAFYSMGHTCIREGFSLIAYINRNGTGQEVMQNFKTGVNYRDTSITLSGAVSVDSGDMLNFEITSPSQCNVRYFGDSTGISILSLIWIPSAVSSAFTATVSRTGLPFGAVRNKPLLFQQISPDTPQVHLARSGEPNSRKNFIFREKGTVNIALNLKLIHSCNIVKLTLQRVGGQGKQAGPVAQQVSGSMPEGSEWASVGLRASFQVQNGTALYVTLDCIRGRINQIAHEGGTNISILWVAV from the exons ATGCTTTTACTGACATCTCTGCTGTTGCTGCAACTCTCCTGGGTATCGCTGCACAACGCCGCGCAAGCTGTAGCGGAGATTTGCCGGGGGACGCACTGCTATGGCGGAGACACCGGTGATCCAAGACCGTGCACCGGGGCGCACTGTCCGGGGAGCCGATCTTCCAGACCCCCGCGGCAGTTTAACCCGTCAACGCAGGGGAAAACGGCTCATGTAGCCGCCAGCCAACACCGCGTGTACCCGAGCTCTCCAAGAGCGGCATCGGAGACTTTTCCAGGCGCCCAGCTGCTACTGCGCGGGCGGCACAGCGACGGCAGCACTCGGAGGAGTGCGCCTGAAGTTTTACCTGCAGGATGCACCGATGCGGAGTGCGCTGTTCATGTGAAACAATTTCAACCCAGCAATGACACCCGAGACTGTAAAGGGATCGAGTGCAGACTGCCACTGAGGATACGGCCAAAAGCTCGAGCAGTGGCTTGTGTGGGAGAAGGATGTCTGGCCGGTTCAGAGGAGAGCGTGCCTCCTGTACATCTGTCGGACAGAGCCTCGCAGTTTCTGGGGGATTTTCCGGAGTTTGAATATCCATCGTCGGAACTTGGCGCAGCGCCTTTAGGTGTCCAGCTCACATGTGATATCAAGCCAG GAGAGAATGAAGTTCCTTCAGAAGATGCCCTCATCTTGCACCTCCAGCTGTCCAAGGGGCAGGAGAAGCTTGTGGAGGCCCTGAGAGCCCAGCAGATTATCATCCGCGATCTGCAGCAGAAGCTCGCTGACCAACAGGAGGCCCTGCTGTCGCAGCAGCGTGagatcctgcagcagcagcagcgaatGTATGAGCAAATGGATGTGGTGAAGGCCCAGTACGGTCTTCTCTCAGACACCTTCAAACAGGTTTCCTTCCAGGGCCTGAAGGGCGAGCTGCAGAGCTACTTCGAGAGCCAGCTGGCTGGACTGCAAAGCCAAGCCCGCAGCCACCTGCAGAAATCCTACGCCGTCCACAAAGTGGACATCAACTCTAAGGTGATGGATGTGGTCGGGGAGGCTCACTTTCCTCAGCCTCTCCTGGGATGCCCTTCACCCTGTGGATCAGAGGAGTACTGTGACTTTCAAAAGGACCCACCTCGGTGTGAAAAGTGCACCATGTGTCCACCAGGTTTCTTCCTCGTCTCGCAGTGCTCTCCAACTGCGGACAGAATGTGCCAG GACAGAGACGAATGCCTTGAATTACCAAATATTTGTGGAGAGCGAGTGAAGTGCCTTAATACTCCAG GGGGATTCAGGTGTCTGGGCATTTCTGAGAGAGACGCAATAATGGGCTTGTGCGGTCATGAATATTTCTACAACCAGGAGCTGCAGGAGTGCCAAGCCTGCTCTGACTGTGATGGAGAGCCTGTCACCGTTCCCTGTACAGCAGTCAGTGACGCCATCTGTGGCCAGCTTTCGGAGACCCGGCTCTCTGAGTCTTGGATGGCGAATGTGGCAGTTCCCCCCGCCAGGTCATCTGGCACCCACATCTTTCCTGGGCTTCAGCTAAACATAcgaagcaaagaaaaaagcgaTTTGCTGTCCAACCAGTTGGGCCAGTTGACCTTCCAGCAGCACGGGCTGGTGTGGTTGGATCATAACTTTGCAATTAAGCACAGTTGCAGGAACTTCCTCCAGTTGGGGATGAGGCTAAATGGGAGCCAGGAAGAGGAGGGTAAGGACCTCAGCGGTGTTCGCATCGAACAACCGGATGGGAAGTATTTCCAGGGGGTCAGCGTCAGTACCGGGGTGGAGGTGGAGCCTAACCACACCTTCACACTGCTGTTGAGGAGTCCAAATCAACACTGCAATCAGAGCAAAGATCTTCACGTGTACGATGCCGCAGGGCCCTCTTTGAGTCTGCTCTGGTTGTCTCATGATACTGGTGCTGTAGCTATGACAGCTCAGATGTCCCTGCTGATGCACTACCAGACCAGCTACCGCCCAACTTTCCGCATAACCTCAGTTTCAGACCCCTACATGATCAGCCTGACTCATGACAACCGTGGGGTGCGCTTCACCGAGCGCGGAGTGGTCAAGTTTGTCCTTCAGCAAGCGTTTTACTCCATGGGGCACACCTGCATTCGAGAGGGTTTCTCCTTGATTGCCTATATTAACCGCAACGGAACCGGCCAAGAGGTGATGCAGAATTTTAAGACTGGTGTTAATTACAGGGACACTTCCATTACACTCTCTGGTGCTGTGAGCGTGGACAGTGGAGACATGCTCAACTTCGAGATCACATCCCCGTCTCAGTGCAACGTCCGCTATTTTGGGGACAGCACTGGAATCAGTATTTTGAGTCTCATCTGGATTCCTTCAGCAGTGTCGTCAGCCTTTACAGCGACTGTGTCCAGGACCGGTCTTCCCTTTGGAGCGGTGAGGAATAAACCTCTATTGTTCCAGCAGATCAGCCCAGATACACCGCAGGTCCACTTGGCCCGCTCTGGGGAGCCAAACAGCCGGAAGAACTTTATATTCCGCGAGAAAGGAACAGTGAACATAGCTCTCAACCTCAAGCTGATCCACTCTTGTAATATAGTTAAACTCACTCTGCAGCGGGTAGGGGGTCAGGGCAAGCAGGCTGGTCCTGTGGCTCAGCAGGTGTCAGGATCTATGCCTGAAGGAAGCGAGTGGGCCAGTGTAGGGCTGAGAGCCTCATTTCAGGTCCAGAATGGCACGGCTCTGTACGTCACGCTGGACTGCATCCGTGGACGAATTAACCAGATAGCACACGAGGGCGGCACTAACATTTCAATTCTCTGGGTGGCAGTGTGA